Part of the Weissella coleopterorum genome is shown below.
TCAAGTGCCGATGAAACGAGTGTCGCAATTATCAAAAATGGAAATGAGATTTTGAGTTTAGAAATTGCAACACAAATTAAGAGTCATCAGCGTTTTGGGGGGATTGTTCCAGAAGTAGCTAGCCGTCACCATATAGAACAAATCACCTTATTAGTTGAAGCGGCGCTATCAGATGCCCAATTGACGTATGATGATTTAACTGCAGTGGCAGTAACGTATGGTCCAGGATTAGTAGGTGCGCTTTTGATTGGAATTACGGCGGCAAAAACCATTGCGTGGGCGCACAACTTACCATTAGTACCAGTGGTACACATGGCTGGACATATTTCTGCGGCCCAATTTGTTGAACCCATCCAATATCCTGCTTTAGCTCTGATGGTTTCAGGGGGGCATACAGAATTTGTGCTGATGAATTCTGAGAATGATTATGTTGTCGTTGGGGATACACGTGATGATGCAGTCGGCGAATCGTATGATAAAGTTGGCCGAACGATGGGGTTGTCTTATCCGGCAGGTAAAACGATTGATCAAATGGCGCATCAAGGGGAATCCACTTACCAATTACCGCGAGCTTTGATGAATGATGGGAAATTAGATTTTAGTTTTTCAGGACTTAAGAGCGCGGTAATTAATTTAAAGCACAATGCAGATCAACGGAGCGAGACGTTAGATCTGACTAATCTTGCAACTAGTTTTCAGTCCGCAGTATTAGAAATCCTATTGACTAAAACACGATTAGCCCTAGAAAAGTACCCAGTGAAAATGTTTATCGTGGCAGGAGGTGTCGCTGCTAATCAAGGTCTGCGGGACGGCTTAGATCAACTGTCGGCTGAATTTGAACAGATCAAATTGGTAAAGGTACCGCTGGAACTAGCTGGTGATAATGCAGCCATGATTGGGGCAGCTGGTGATATTGCATATCGGCATGGCAAACGCGCCGGTTGGGATTTAAATGCAAAGCCGGGCTTAGATTTTGATTATTTATCACCAGAAATAGAATTTAAAGTTCCTGGAGTCGAAAATAATCAGAAATAATTTTTATTTACTATAAGAAGTAATTATATAAGACCTCCGATTTTATGGAGGCCTTTTTATTTGTAACAATTGAATTTAACATGGTCAGATTAATTTAATAAAAAATAAATTCAAGTCATAAATGTAAATTATTTAAAAAAGTTTGGCAAAAAAACAGTTTTTAAAAATTTTTTAAAAATAAAAAAGATGATAAAAAGCTTGCAAAGTCTAATGTCCTGGGTTATTATATTCAAGTACGTTATTTCTGGAATGGCGAAATACTGTTCCAAATGAAGTAATGACAATAACGAGCGATGATGTGAGAGGTTGCGACACACCCGGCAACATTGTCACTGAAACCATTGCCATGGATTTCAGAGCGGCGTGTTGGTTTTTCTCACGGAGTTAGTCTCATATTCCAATATGGACGAAGGAAGGAGTCAATCATGGCAAACAAGAAGATCCGTATCCGCTTAAAGGCATACGAACATACAATCATCGACGCATCAGCGGAGAAGATCGTTGAGACGGCAAAGCGTACTGGTGCTGAAATTTCAGGACCAATCCCATTGCCTACTGAACGTACTTTGTACACTGTTTTGCGTTCACCACACAAGCACAAGGATTCACGTGAACAATTCGAAATGCGCACACACAAGCGTTTGATCGATATCGTAAATCCAACTGCTCAAACTGTTGATGCATTATCAAAGCTTGAATTACCAAGCGGTGTCAACATCGAAATCAAGTTGTAATTTAAAATTTGAATTCAAACTTTGCCTGATTAAGCATTAAAACTGATTAAAAATATTTTTATCAAAAAAGGAGATAGTCATGACAACTAAGGGTATCTTAGGCCGTAAAATCGGCATGACTCAGGTTTTCACTGATAACGGTGAACTTATTCCAGTTACTGTGATTGAATCAACACCTAACGTTGTTCTTCAAGTTAAAACACTTGAAAACGATGGTTACAATGCGATTCAATTAGGTTTCTCTGATAAGCGTACTGTTTTATCTAACAAACCTGAACAAGGTCACGTTGCTAAAGCAAACACGACCCCTAAGCGCTACATTCGTGAAATCCGCGACGCTGAGGGTGAATTAAACGTTGGGGATGAAGTAAAGGTTGATGTATTCGCTGAAGGTGAAGTCGTTGACGTTACTGGAATCACAAAGGGTCATGGTTACCAAGGTAACATTAAGAAAGATGGACAATCTCGTGGTCCTATGGCGCACGGTTCTCGTTACCACCGTCGTCCAGGTTCATTGGGAGCCGTTATCAATCGTGTCTTCAAGGGTAAGAAATTGCCTGGACGGATGGGTAACCACAAGCGCACGGTTCAAAACTTGCAAGTCGTACGGGTAGACGTTGAAAACAACGTAATCTTGGTCAAGGGTAATGTCCCTGGAGCAAACAAGTCACTTGTTACTGTTAAGAACTCTGTTAAAGCTAAGTAATAAGGACGAAGGGAGGATTTAAACATGACTAAGGTTGCTTTATTTAAGCAAGATGGTTCAAATGCCGGTGAAGTTGAGTTGAACGACGCAATTTTTGGTATCGAACCTAATAATAACGTCATCACTGATGCCGTTTTGATGCAACGTGCATCAATGCGTCAAGGGACTCACGCCGTTAAGAACCGCTCTGCTGTTCGTGGTGGTGGTCGTAAGCCTTGGCGTCAAAAGGGAACTGGACGTGCCCGTCAAGGGTCAATCCGTAGCCCACAATGGCGTGGTGGAGGAATTGTCTTCGGACCTACTCCACACTCATATGCCTACAAGATGCCTAAGAAGGCATATCGTTTGGCTTTGAAGTCAGTGTTGTCACAAAAGGTTTTGGATTCATCATTGGTAATCGTTGATGGTTTGTCATTTGATGCACCAAAGACAAAGGAATTCAAGGCTGTTTTGAACAACTTGAATGTTAACGAAAAGACATTGGTTGTTTTGGATGACAACAACACTAACGCCGCATTAGCTGCTCGTAATCTTGAGAATATCACGGTTATGACTGCTAAGGGTGTAAATGTGTTGGACGTTATCAACAACGATAAGTTGGTTGTTGTACAATCAGCTTTGTCACAAGTTGAGGAGGTTTTGGCATAATGGACGCACGTGATATCATTTTGCGCCCGATCATCACTGAACAAACGATGAGCGTTTTGGATGAAAAACGTTACACGTTTGAAGTTGATGTTCGTGCTACTAAGCCACAAATCAAGAGCGCTATTGAAGAAATTTTCGATGTTAAAATCGAAAAGATCAATACTGCAAATGTACGTGGTAAGTTGAAGCGTCAAGGACGTTTCGCTGGTTACACTAAGAAGCGTAAGAAGGCAATTGTTAAATTGACTGCTGCTTCTAAGGACATTCAATTGTTCAACGAAAACTAATTAGGAGGAAAGCAGCGTGGCTATCAAGAAATACAAGCCAACCTCTAACGGACGTCGTAACATGACGAGCTCAGATTTTGCTGAGATCACAAAGACGACGCCTGAAAAGAGCTTGTTGGAATCAAAGTCAAACACTGGTGCCCGTAATTCTTACGGACACATGACTGTTCGTCACCGTGGTGGTGGACATAAGCGTCAATACCGTATCATCGACTTCAAGCGTACTAAGGATGAAGTTACTGCAAAGGTTACTGCGATTGAATACGATCCAAACCGGACAGCAAACATCGCTTTGTTACAATATACTGATGGTACAAAGGCATACATCTTGGCGCCTAAGGGATTAGAAGTTGGCATGACCGTTCAATCTGGTCCTGATGCCGATATCAAAGTCGGAAACGCTTTGCCATTGGCAAACATTCCTGATGGAACTCAAATCCACAACATCGAATTGAAGCCTGGTAAGGGTGGACAACTTGCTCGTTCAGCTGGTGCATCTGCACAATTGTTGGGTAAGGAAGGAAAGTACGTCCTTGTTCGTCTTCAATCTGGTGAAGTACGTATGATTCTTGCCGTTAACCGTGCCACAGTTGGAGTTGTTGGAAATGAACAACACTCATTGATCAACTGGGGTAAGGCTGGTCGTCGTCGTTGGAAGGGTCAACGTCCACACGTTCGTGGATCTGTTATGAACCCTAACGATCACCCGCATGGTGGAGGAGAAGGTAAAGCGCCCGTTGGACGTCCATCTCCAATGTCACCATGGGGTAAGAAGACTGCTGGTAAGAAGACACGTGACGTTAACGCGCGTTCAAGCAAGTTTATCGTTCGTGGACGTAAGAGCAAGTAGTCTAATATTCCAATTAGATCTAAATAAAAGCATACGAGAGGAGACTTCATTATGGGTCGCAGCCTGAAGAAGGGACCATTCGCTGACGCACACTTGTTAAAGAAGGTTGAAGCAGCTAATGCTTCTGAAAAACAAGTTGTCATCAAGACATGGTCACGTCGTTCAACGATTTTTCCAAGTTTTATCGGTTTGACATTTGCCGTTTACGATGGTCGTAAGCACGTACCAGTGTTGGTACAAGAAGACATGGTCGGACACAAGCTTGGTGAATTTGTCCCTACGCGTACATTCCATGGACACGCAGCGGATGATAAGAAAACGAAGCGTAGCTAATTAAGGAGGACAATACAATGGCTGAAGAAATCACATCAGCACGCGCCACAGCGAAAATCGTTCGTGTCGCACCACGTAAGGTCCGCCTTGTGCTTGACCAAATTCGTGGAAAGCGAGTGGCTGAGGCATTTGCAATCTTGCAATTCTTGCCAAACCACTCATCAGAAGATGTATATAAGGTATTGAACTCAGCAGTTGCTAATGCTGAGAACAATTACTCACTAGATCGCGAAGATTTGGTAGTTGCAGAAGCCTTTGCCAACGAAGGACCAACGTTAAAGCGTTTCCGTCCACGTGCCAAGGGTTCAGCTTCACCAATCAATAAGCGCACAAGCCACATTACTGTTGTGGTAACAGAAAAGTAAGGAGGATTGAGTCATGGGTCAAAAGATTAACCCAACTGGTTTCCGTGTCGGAATCATCCGCGATTGGGATGCTAAATGGTACGCAAACAAGAAGGACTACGCTAATGTTTTGTTAGAAGACATGAAGTTGCGTAAGTATATCGAGACTAAGTTGGCTGAAGCCTCAGTTTCACGTATTGAAATTGAGCGGACAGCTAACCGTGTTAACATCTCAATCCACACTGCTAAGCCTGGAATGGTTATTGGTAAGGGTGGATCAGAAGTTGATGCATTGCGTAACGAATTGTCACGTTTGGTGACTAAGGGTGAACGTGTTCACATCAACATCATTGAGATTAAGAAGCCTGATTTGGACGCCCACTTGGTCGGTTCACAAATTGCACAAGACTTGGAACGCCGTGTGGCTTTCCGTCGTTCAATGCGTGGAGCGATCCAACGAGCTATGCGTTCTGGTGCCAAGGGTATCAAAACACAAGTTTCTGGACGTTTGAACGGAGCAGACATTGCTCGTATCGAGCAATACACTGAGGGTACAGTTCCTTTGCACACTTTGCGTGCAGATATCGACTACTCTTGGGATGAGGCAGCTACAACTTACGGTAAATTAGGAATCAAAACTTGGATTTACCGTGGAGATATCTTGCCTGAAAAAAAGTCTAAGAGCAAGGAGGCCAAGTAATCATGCTAGTTCCAAAGCGTGTTAAGTACCGTAAGCCACATCGTGGACACATGCGCGGTGAAGCTAAAGGTGGTAAGTCAGTTGCTTTCGGTGATTTCGGATTGCAAGCAACTACTTCACACTGGGTTTCAAATCGTCAAATCGAAGCTGCTCGTATTGCTATGACTCGTTATATGAAGCGTGGTGGTAAGGTTTGGATTAAAATTTTCCCACACTTGTCATACACTTCTAAAGGTGTTGGAGTACGTATGGGTAATGGTAAGGGTGCCCCAGTTGGTTGGGTTGCCCCAGTCAAGCGTGGTAAGGTAATGTTTGAAGTCGGCGGTGTTCCTGAAGAAGTTGCCCGTGAGGCTTTGCGCCTTGCCGCTAACAAGTTGCCAGTTAAGACTAAGATCTTAGCTCGCCAAGTGGAGGGTGAATAATGAAGACCAAAGATTTAAAAAACGAAATCAAGGGCCTCAGTACAGCTGAATTAGTGGCTAAGGAAAAAAGCTACAAGGAAGAGTTGTTTAACTTGCGTTTCCAACTAGCTACTGGTCAACTTGAGAACACGGCTCGTTTGTCAGAAGTACGTAAGCAAATTGCTCGTATTAAGACTGTGATTCGTCAACAAGAATTGAACAAGTAGTAAGGAGAGGAGACCGAGATGACTGAAGCTCGTAATGCACGTAAGGTTTACACAGGCCGCGTGGTTTCAGATAAGATGGATAAGACAATTTCTGTTGCCATTGAAACTTATAAGAACCACCCAGTTTATGGAAAGCGTGTTAAGTACACGAAGAAGTTTAAGGCTCACGATGAAAACAACGAAGCTAAAGCAGGAGATATGGTACGTATCATGGAGACACGTCCAACTTCAGCTACAAAGCGCTTCCGTTTGGTAGAAATCGTCGAGAAGGCCGTTATTATCTAATCGTTTTAATCTCGAATTTTACCAATAACGGAAGGAGGACAAAATCGTGATTCAACAAGAAAGTCGTTTGAATGTTGCTGATAATTCTGGAGCACGTGAAATCTTAACTATTAAGGTTTTGGGTGGATCTGGTCGTAAGTTCGCCGGAATCGGTGACATGATCGTTGCAACCGTAAAGCAAGCAATTCCTGGTGGAACTGTAAAGAAGGGTGATGTCGTTAAGGCAGTTATCGTTCGTACCGTTTCATCATCACACCGTGCAGATGGTTCATACATCAAGTTTGATGAGAACGCTGCAGTTATCGTTAAGGATGATAAGAGTCCTGTTGGAACTCGTATCTTCGGCCCTGTTGCACGTGAATTACGTGACAACGATTACATGCGTATTGTGTCATTGGCACCTGAAGTATTGTAATTAGCGCCATCAATAAATCAAGGAGGAAGCCTAGCATGTTTGTAAAGACAGGTGACAAGGTTAAGGTTATCGCCGGTAAGGACAAAGGTAAAGAGGGCGTAATCGTTAAGACTATCGCTGCTTCAGACCGTGTCTTGGTTGAAGGTGTTAACATGATGAAGAAGCACCAAAAGCCAAGTAACCAATACCCACAAGGTGGAATTATCGAGCAAGAAGCTCCAATCCACGTATCAAACG
Proteins encoded:
- the tsaD gene encoding tRNA (adenosine(37)-N6)-threonylcarbamoyltransferase complex transferase subunit TsaD produces the protein MTDRIILAFESSADETSVAIIKNGNEILSLEIATQIKSHQRFGGIVPEVASRHHIEQITLLVEAALSDAQLTYDDLTAVAVTYGPGLVGALLIGITAAKTIAWAHNLPLVPVVHMAGHISAAQFVEPIQYPALALMVSGGHTEFVLMNSENDYVVVGDTRDDAVGESYDKVGRTMGLSYPAGKTIDQMAHQGESTYQLPRALMNDGKLDFSFSGLKSAVINLKHNADQRSETLDLTNLATSFQSAVLEILLTKTRLALEKYPVKMFIVAGGVAANQGLRDGLDQLSAEFEQIKLVKVPLELAGDNAAMIGAAGDIAYRHGKRAGWDLNAKPGLDFDYLSPEIEFKVPGVENNQK
- the rpsJ gene encoding 30S ribosomal protein S10; the encoded protein is MANKKIRIRLKAYEHTIIDASAEKIVETAKRTGAEISGPIPLPTERTLYTVLRSPHKHKDSREQFEMRTHKRLIDIVNPTAQTVDALSKLELPSGVNIEIKL
- the rplC gene encoding 50S ribosomal protein L3; translated protein: MTTKGILGRKIGMTQVFTDNGELIPVTVIESTPNVVLQVKTLENDGYNAIQLGFSDKRTVLSNKPEQGHVAKANTTPKRYIREIRDAEGELNVGDEVKVDVFAEGEVVDVTGITKGHGYQGNIKKDGQSRGPMAHGSRYHRRPGSLGAVINRVFKGKKLPGRMGNHKRTVQNLQVVRVDVENNVILVKGNVPGANKSLVTVKNSVKAK
- the rplD gene encoding 50S ribosomal protein L4, whose translation is MTKVALFKQDGSNAGEVELNDAIFGIEPNNNVITDAVLMQRASMRQGTHAVKNRSAVRGGGRKPWRQKGTGRARQGSIRSPQWRGGGIVFGPTPHSYAYKMPKKAYRLALKSVLSQKVLDSSLVIVDGLSFDAPKTKEFKAVLNNLNVNEKTLVVLDDNNTNAALAARNLENITVMTAKGVNVLDVINNDKLVVVQSALSQVEEVLA
- the rplW gene encoding 50S ribosomal protein L23, producing the protein MDARDIILRPIITEQTMSVLDEKRYTFEVDVRATKPQIKSAIEEIFDVKIEKINTANVRGKLKRQGRFAGYTKKRKKAIVKLTAASKDIQLFNEN
- the rplB gene encoding 50S ribosomal protein L2, which gives rise to MAIKKYKPTSNGRRNMTSSDFAEITKTTPEKSLLESKSNTGARNSYGHMTVRHRGGGHKRQYRIIDFKRTKDEVTAKVTAIEYDPNRTANIALLQYTDGTKAYILAPKGLEVGMTVQSGPDADIKVGNALPLANIPDGTQIHNIELKPGKGGQLARSAGASAQLLGKEGKYVLVRLQSGEVRMILAVNRATVGVVGNEQHSLINWGKAGRRRWKGQRPHVRGSVMNPNDHPHGGGEGKAPVGRPSPMSPWGKKTAGKKTRDVNARSSKFIVRGRKSK
- the rpsS gene encoding 30S ribosomal protein S19; amino-acid sequence: MGRSLKKGPFADAHLLKKVEAANASEKQVVIKTWSRRSTIFPSFIGLTFAVYDGRKHVPVLVQEDMVGHKLGEFVPTRTFHGHAADDKKTKRS
- the rplV gene encoding 50S ribosomal protein L22, translated to MAEEITSARATAKIVRVAPRKVRLVLDQIRGKRVAEAFAILQFLPNHSSEDVYKVLNSAVANAENNYSLDREDLVVAEAFANEGPTLKRFRPRAKGSASPINKRTSHITVVVTEK
- the rpsC gene encoding 30S ribosomal protein S3; its protein translation is MGQKINPTGFRVGIIRDWDAKWYANKKDYANVLLEDMKLRKYIETKLAEASVSRIEIERTANRVNISIHTAKPGMVIGKGGSEVDALRNELSRLVTKGERVHINIIEIKKPDLDAHLVGSQIAQDLERRVAFRRSMRGAIQRAMRSGAKGIKTQVSGRLNGADIARIEQYTEGTVPLHTLRADIDYSWDEAATTYGKLGIKTWIYRGDILPEKKSKSKEAK
- the rplP gene encoding 50S ribosomal protein L16; the encoded protein is MLVPKRVKYRKPHRGHMRGEAKGGKSVAFGDFGLQATTSHWVSNRQIEAARIAMTRYMKRGGKVWIKIFPHLSYTSKGVGVRMGNGKGAPVGWVAPVKRGKVMFEVGGVPEEVAREALRLAANKLPVKTKILARQVEGE
- the rpmC gene encoding 50S ribosomal protein L29, with translation MKTKDLKNEIKGLSTAELVAKEKSYKEELFNLRFQLATGQLENTARLSEVRKQIARIKTVIRQQELNK
- the rpsQ gene encoding 30S ribosomal protein S17, coding for MTEARNARKVYTGRVVSDKMDKTISVAIETYKNHPVYGKRVKYTKKFKAHDENNEAKAGDMVRIMETRPTSATKRFRLVEIVEKAVII
- the rplN gene encoding 50S ribosomal protein L14 encodes the protein MIQQESRLNVADNSGAREILTIKVLGGSGRKFAGIGDMIVATVKQAIPGGTVKKGDVVKAVIVRTVSSSHRADGSYIKFDENAAVIVKDDKSPVGTRIFGPVARELRDNDYMRIVSLAPEVL
- the rplX gene encoding 50S ribosomal protein L24 is translated as MFVKTGDKVKVIAGKDKGKEGVIVKTIAASDRVLVEGVNMMKKHQKPSNQYPQGGIIEQEAPIHVSNVQLLDPSTNEPARFGIKIEDGKKVRVSKKSGTAL